The Salmo salar chromosome ssa06, Ssal_v3.1, whole genome shotgun sequence sequence ATGGGGTGGTGATTGTAGATGGTTCCGACTGATACTTCTCTTCAGAGATGATAGGGAAGGATGGACCCGTCCATTTTAAAACAGCAGGGGGTCAAAATTCAGAACGGTCTATGGTAAGATCATTTAATATTCCATTTGAAAATGTTAAAGCTGGGTGTCTCTGTATGAAGGCACTCAGGGTTGTGGAATAGTCCATTTTTCAGGGGGTTGTGGATGAGTCCATGTTAAATATGGGGGTGTCAGAAGGGTCTCTGTAGGAAGGCAATGGGCGGGGAGCCCACACTGCTGGGGCTGTGGAGGTGTGACTCATACGAGCCAGGGGTCATACCCATCACCCCCTTTGTCTCCGGCGTCTCCCCTCGCAGGAAGTCATCCTCATCTGCATCCgagcactgagacagagagaaaacagcCAATCAAACCACAAAAACAACCAATAGGGAGACACACAGCATCCAATCATGTGTGTGCCTGAGAGAATACAAGAGTGTCTGTGTTTTACCTGTCTGACTCTCTTGGTGGTGAAGGTGTCCACCTCAGTGTCTGCTGGCTCCTCCCACACCTGGTGGAGGGGCTCGATGAGTTTACTTGACCTGGAGAGGAGAAAAACATGATCAGAAATGGAAAATGAACTCTTTTCTTAGAGTTCAGGTCGTACTACTGCCATTTCCAACCAATTTCTCCTGTTTTGTACCTACTGATAAGTGGTCCCTGAGAAGGGTTCATGGGTTACCTCTTGAGCACGTAGGGGTCAAAGGGGAAGAAACTGTCCAGGGGGTTGGTGTTGGTGGACACACAGTCGCCCCCCACGGAGCTGCGGACCACGGGGAGAACATGGCGGTTGTTCCTCTCGATGATGGTGTAGCAGAACACCAACTGGTACTTtctgtgggtggatggatggatacacATCTGGGTCAAACAACCACTACACATTTTtagaagcagacagacagaaatgaACAGTGCTGTAGCAGAGCGTAATTGATGTGTGACTGGCTAAAAGGGTGGTTGGTTGGTGTACCACTGTACCTGGTGATGGCAGCAAACATGTTGGtgacggcaggcaggcagacctTCAGAGGGTTGAGCTGACACATCACTATCCTCTCTAGGTTCAGACCCTGCAGGTACGCCAGCCCTGGGGGGGAAACAGACATACAGTTATATAATACTGGACACTGGtagagcatatatatatatatatatatctcaactGATATAATTTTTGTTTTTGGGGGATTGTATCTGTGTAAGTATGTGTTTTACACGCATGTGTAATCCCCTACCTTTCTTCATGTCACCCTCCAGGATGCTCCTGTGTCTGAAGATTAGTGTGTAGAAGACAGCCTGGCAAGCGTTGTAGAAGGGCCCGTGTAGCGTGATGTCACAGTAGGCCCGGGAGCCAGAGTCCTGGCTGTCCATGTATAGGTGGAGCCAGGGGACCAGCAGGTCCAGACACGCACGCACCGTACTGCAGGACGGAGAACACAGTCAGAGAATCTTAGTTAGGGAGTTAGGAGGAACCAGAGAGTATGCTGCGTAGAACCAACCACACCCCAACATGGTCTAAGGAGCCCTTTCTGAACATATTTAGGAGGACAGAGGGTGTGACTCACGCGACGGGCAGGAAGTTGGCACGGGCCAGGAAGCTACCCATGTAGCCAGCGGCAGATTGGCGCAGTACTGCCGGGTGAGACGGGCTCTGCAGTAACCTCCACAGGTGTTCCAGAAACGCCTCTGCCAGAGCCTGAGAGAGGGGTCAAACACACAGCCAATCAATCCAGTTACCCACTCAACCGTTCTATAAAATGCCACTACTATAAAGTCGTACGGATGCACACCGTTGCGAGTACTGACCAGTCTGAAGCTGCAGAGGTAGAAGAGGGCGTATTGGACGTGACAGGAGGCGTGTGTAGGTAGGATAAGtttatcaaacacacacaccaggtccTTGTATAGATCCTTAGTCTGCTCCACATCCAGACAACCtgcaagagagagagtagaggagggggagagatggaggggtggaaggggagagagaaagggagcagAGTAAGCACTGTCTTGTCAtatgtctagtgagtgtgtgaaGACCCTGTGCCCACCGTTGACGTGGCACATGTCCTTGATGAAGGCCAGCAGCACAACCATGAGTGTCCAGTCTCTCAGCGACAGGGTGGACCATCACATTGGTCCCTGCTGGACTGGACTTCACTGAACACACATCCTCATcctgtgtgatagagagagatgagggaaacGTCACACCACATCAGTCGCAAAATGGAGAACTATCACACCAGTGACTGCTGTATGTAAACCCTAGCAGATCTAGTCAGTCACCATGTCAAAGAGGCCCTCCTCCCCCTGCTCTCCTTTCATCTCCTGCTGCACAGcgttctcctccacctcctctatctctccccgaGAAGCACTCACCTGGAACACAACACAGTGTTAGCACACCAAAAAACACCTATTTCTCAGTGAAGAACTGgaaagccaacacacacacacgcacacacacaggagcaaCTGTGgcttaaacacacaaacacttacGTCCAGTTTGAGCATCCTACTGATGATGAGTTCCAGGACGTCTCGTCGTAGAGAGGGGATGTACACCGCCACCCGCAGAAGGTTATGGACATAACACtcctggggagagagaaagacaaccatACTGTACAACAATCTGACAATTAAAACAACAAATATGAGGCTACCAACCGTAGCCACTACTTACCAGGGTTCTGGAAGATTTCTGCACAAAAGGAACGTTTTCAGTCAGAATGGGCATCAGGAAACGGCTGGTGCTGAAATGAGAAGGACGAAGAACAAAAAGTTTGTTACCAGTTTGCATTGGGGGCCAACAATTCCCAAGGTCAGACCTGGGTCTGAAAATGATCCAGCAACATGTTGTAGGATTGTCTTATGGCTACTTACGATGGGACATATCTGGCAATCAGCTGCAGGGCCTGATGACACTGGTCAAAATGTATTGGAAGGTCTTCAAAAATCAAGAAAGAAGAGAAAGGGTTAAAATTGTGCATAAATTGAAAAAGTATTCCAACTAACATCCAACGTTGAACAAGTTGGATCTGAACTGGCTGTCATTATACCCTTTATATTGGAATGGAACATTGATTCTGTAACGTTTGAAGTAAAAACAAATTGTAACATTGAAGTAAAACTAAGATTTATGAAGAGGTCTGTCAGCCTGACAAAAATCAGTAACCATAAGGGGTGGGACTCCTGCAGTGAAAGTCCCCAGTGCTAGAGTCTCCGTGCATTATCTTATC is a genomic window containing:
- the LOC106606836 gene encoding LOW QUALITY PROTEIN: RNA polymerase I-specific transcription initiation factor RRN3 (The sequence of the model RefSeq protein was modified relative to this genomic sequence to represent the inferred CDS: inserted 2 bases in 1 codon), which encodes MNTPPLKTVRFGGNVVATLAKFKQGDTSDYELLKHQLADPDIKDAQIINWLQEFRNCVTQLSKDHEQLIYVVLRLPWLGRSPAVVEEYLAFLSNLVSAQTVYLRACLKMVVSNFTPKRVKICEGGVDISDSDDDDENLPIHFDQCHQALQLIARYVPSTSRFLMPILTENVPFVQKSSRTLECYVHNLLRVAVYIPSLRRDVLELIISRMLKLDVSASRGEIEEVEENAVQQEMKGEQGEEGLFDMDEDVCSVKSSPAGTNVMVHPVAERLDXLMVVLLAFIKDMCHVNGCLDVEQTKDLYKDLVCVFDKLILPTHASCHVQYALFYLCSFRLALAEAFLEHLWRLLQSPSHPAVLRQSAAGYMGSFLARANFLPVATVRACLDLLVPWLHLYMDSQDSGSRAYCDITLHGPFYNACQAVFYTLIFRHRSILEGDMKKGLAYLQGLNLERIVMCQLNPLKVCLPAVTNMFAAITRKYQLVFCYTIIERNNRHVLPVVRSSVGGDCVSTNTNPLDSFFPFDPYVLKRSSKLIEPLHQVWEEPADTEVDTFTTKRVRQCSDADEDDFLRGETPETKGVMGMTPGSYESHLHSPSSVGSPPIAFLQRPF